Sequence from the Podarcis raffonei isolate rPodRaf1 chromosome 16, rPodRaf1.pri, whole genome shotgun sequence genome:
CCCCGATGACGCCGCCCGCGAGCGCGCCCACCGCTACCTGGAGGCCTTTGCCACCCTTCCCAACGCCGAGGGCGACCTGCCCGAGCCGCCCGTCTACCCGGCCCCCCGCCGCAGCAAGAAGATCCGCAAATTCCTGCAGGCCAAGGGCTCCCGCCTCAACAACCACCTCGCCGAGCTGTCGCCCTCGCCTTCCCCCACATCGACGGGGACGCAGGAGCGGCCGAGCCCCCCCAGTCAGGCCTCTCCAGCACCAGTCCTCGCACACCCCCACGAGGACGAGGTGCTGGCGCCCTCTCGCGCCTTCCCATACCCGTACGCACCCGGCCTCTCGCCGGAAGACCTGGGCTCAGACGAAGAGCCCACCGAACACGACATCATGTCCTACATGCGGGCCCTCAACCCGGAAGGGCCGTCCCTGGGCCTGGACCCCCCAGACAAGCTGGTGCGCAAGCGGCGCTCGCAGATGCCCCAGGAGTGCCCCGTCTGCCACAAGGTCATCCACGGCGCAGGCAAGCTGCCTCGCCACATGCGCacccacaccggggagaagccctTCGCCTGCGAGGTCTGCGGGGTCCGCTTCACGCGGtgagcctttcccccctttctttcgaAACTGGCTCGCTCTGCCCACTGCGGCCTGGCTTGATGCCAGCAGCAGGACGAGGCAGGTGCGAGAGAACAGACTGTACCACATGGGAGTGTAGGGGGGGGTGAAAATACCACAACTTCCTTCTTTTGCTGTTGGCCGTGTTGTTGAAAACACAGCTCCTTgcaaaggagggggaaaaggttCTAGATCAGAGGGGAAGGGGGCTCTTTTGTCCGAAGGCCCCATTGCTTTGCAGGGAACCTTCTGGGGGCTGGCATGCCCAGGGGTAGATACAGCGAGAGGCACTGAGCGGGTGGAGTTAATGGATGCGACTCTGGATCTTTGTTCGGGAGGCTACATCTGAGGGGGTTTTTAATATGCGCACAACCTGCGTCTCTCCATCCAGACACCCCAAATTTCCTGGGAAAAggggattggttgttaaagcaCTCAGGGGGAGGAACGGGTGtgtgtctcctaacagctctgttggtatagcatgagactcttaatctcacgttgggcaaaagactcctgcattttggggggttggactagatgcgaCCTtcgtggtgccttccaactctgcagttctatgattctaagaactctcagccctcccagcaaactacacttcccatggttctttgggggaagccacagctgtttaaagtggtatcatagtgctttaaatggctAGTGCAGATGATGGGGCCTAGGCAAAACCTTATCACTCCCATTTCTGCTGAAAAGCTGGCCCCAGCTTCCTTCCTTTTTGTTTGTAAATGGGCCATTGGTCACCCtctgagaagacccattgaaattggtgGGCTTAAGTGACTCAGGCTTCTACTGAatccagcccagtgtttttttaagccatgctggcttggttttattagaattatagaatctgtagagttggaaggggccacgagggATATCTGGTCCAATTCCCTACAGTGCTGGAACGATTTTgcacaacatggggctcaaacccacgacccagaTGTCTTCCTTGGTcccggtcccccccccccgagctgtgcagaaggggggaaagaagttTAAAATAAACAGTACCTTTTAATCCTGCACAAAGTGGTGCTCCCTCTCCTAGAACTGTCAGCAGCGAAGAGACAGGCAGTGAGGACTGTTCCACCCGTAGCACTCAAGGGAGCCTGCCTATAGCCAAGCTTCAAAGAGGCTTCTCCTTTCCTAGAGCTCCCTCTAGAGGCCATTCTGCATTTATCTAACTGAGCAATTACTGCGGGTGGGGGGGCCTTTTTTGTACCCCATTTGCCACCAGCCCCTGCTAGCAAGGCCAATGCTAAGGCATtgcgatttttgcatagcacacagacacacaaatcatgatttgcaatatatcatatctctgatgaaaatagggacgtattattattattattattattattattacttactatttataccccacccatctgactatgatgccccaaccactctgggcgacaTATatgaaaccataataaaacattaaacatttttaaactaTACAGGTCTGCttttagatggcttgggggttggataactccatatcctcttaacatttctccagtgaaaatagggacttcctaaggaaaagcaggatgttccggaatcaaatcagaaaccaagatggcttcttgtaaatctgggactgtccctggaaaatagggtctgatatattgccaggtcaaaaattatgaaacagtATCACAATGTGTACCTCAAACCAGTTTCggacaatatatcgcccagccttaACTCTGTGTGGTCTGCTGGGCTCCTCTCCGTTTCATAAGGACTAGCAACCCTCTTGTTTGAAATTGAGGTTGCCCACAAGCAAGGAAAATGCTGCTGGGCCACGGGCAGAGGTTTCCCTAAGCTCTTGCTGACGCAAATCTCCtgtctccccccctttcccccttgtaGGAACGACAAGCTCAAGATCCACATGCGGAAGCACACGGGAGAGCGCCCCTACTCGTGTCCCCACTGCACGGCCCGCTTTCTGCACAGCTACGACCTGAAGAACCACCTGCACCTGCACACGGGCGCCCGTCCCTACGAGTGCTGCCTATGCCACAAGGCCTTCGCCAAAGACGACCACCTGCAGCGCCACCTCAAGGGCCAGAACTGCCTGGAGGTGCGCACCAGGCGCCGGCGCCGTGGGCCCGATCCCGAGCCCAACTCCTTGCCCGCCGCGGGGACACCCTTGGCCGACCACGACTTGGCCAACGGGCTGACGGATGAGCAGTGCCTCTCGCTCGCCCGCGGCTACTGGGATCCGGCCCGCGCCCAGCAAGCCCTGTCTCCTCACATCAAAGAAGAGGAGGacgaggacgaggaggaggaaggccgCGAGGAGGGAATGGCGACGGACGACGGGCCGGCGGCAGAGGCAGAAACGGCGTAGGGGCCCCCCTTCCCGAGACTAGGCCTCAGGCTTCTTTGCTTTGGCCGTTGCCACGGCGACTCTGGGGACTAGGCCGTGGTCCAGGCCGAGATGCACTATTTCCCCACcctttctgttgccgcggcaacGGAGACGAGATGCACTATGACCCGCCCCTCCCTGGAGCACTGATTTGGTGCCTTTAGCGACCCCTCAAAGGGGTACGGGGCAGTTATGAACCAAAGcaggtggggttggggtggggttggggtggtGGGAGGGCAGAAAAGCAAGGGAGAGGGTTCATATGCTCAGGATCAATGAAATAAGCAATTAAATAGGGGTAGTGCTATTTGGGGGGGTCGTGGGAGGGAATCCTGATTTTCCCCCCTAAGAAAACGAGAATTATATAACTTTGGGAAGGGGGGAGTGGTTGGTGGCCCCCAGACCCTGCACTTTTGGGGGGTGCTCTGACCCCCATGTTAGGGAGGCTAGGAGGGGATgactagatttatttatttttcttaaggCGAGGGTGTCAGGTTGAGGAGCTTTTGAGGAGTGTGCCAGGTTTCCTGGGTTTGATCCCTGCCTCTGGCTTTCCAGAGAATTTTATTTCTGAGGGggcagaagagagaaaagaagatcTTTATATTATTCCGGGCCCTGAGACAGGCAGCTGCTTTTTGAGAGGGGGGGGTGAGTGGGAGGCCCACAACCTTTGCATGGTGGGAAAGGGAAAACAGGGGGTGTTTTTTTCCACACCACCCGGGGCGGTGCCTGCACCCTATATTGACTTCACCTCCTTTTTTGCACAGAGAGCCCCGCTCGGCCCTCGAGGCTTCCTGGTGGCGTCCTTGCACAGTGCAGTGGGCTGGTCCCAGCAGCAACCCGTCGTTGTCGTCCCCAGCTTGTTCATTTGGAGTAGGAAGATGCCCCCAAAACGAGTCTCCTGACCCACATTCCCATAGCTCTCCCACACCAAGACCCGGAACTCCTTGCAAGAAGATATGTTTTAGCACTTGGCGGGGGACGGACCATCAACTTGGGGTTACCCCCCCATAAAAACCCTCCCCACAGAAGTTTCATTCCACAGCAACGGGTGTCCGGTGGACTTTTGCACAAAAAGGCAATGACCCCGTTGTGTTGACACACACCCCCACTTTAATTTTCCTCCTCCACCGTTGCACTAGGGTTTTTGCCTGCGATTTGAGGGCGGGGAGGGTTCGGACTGGCACACTCCTCGATGGTGGTTAGGGGTCAGGTCTAACTTGTTGCCCCTCACCCCCATTTGCACATTCCTTAGATTTCTGTGCCCCCCATCACCTCTCTGGAGGGGGCAAAACAGCCGGTGGGTTGGGTTGGAGAGAGGCGGCGTTTGGGGAGCGCAGGGAAAAGTCCGTCCCTAGAGTATTAGCACAGAGTTTAATCTATATTTAAGAGATGATGTAATatattattcccccctccccaaactctgctttcccttccaccccccaaACCTTGTCccaattccccccaccctccccgcaggtgtgttttgggggggccTCTCCTCGGGTGAATAGAGGGAGGGCAGGTCTCTGGTGAGAGCCCCATGTCTTCCctgactttgttttttaaaaagtgcctgTATGTTTAAACTTGAATTTCTAGCTACTTGAAGTgcaaacccacccccacccccgcttgtTCCACCTTACCCTGCAATACCTCAGCTACACCTCACCCTGTCTTCCCCGTCTTGAAGACCCCCCCTCCCCTTAGACTCTTCCTGCAGCAGCGATTTggtgatggggtggggggggacagCTGGAGATGAATGAAAATACCACCCTCCCCGTTGCCTTTCTCTGGGAGCGCtagcaaaaaatgtgcatattttccTGGATGGCTGTGGGGCGGGTATGTGGAAAAGACGGATGGGGTGTTCACCTCCCCGCCATTTcatttggtgttgttttttttttaattattattaatgcgCTGGTATTCCCGGTGTCCGTTGAGGCTGCTTGacaataaaaaaggaaagcaggggAAATTTTGGGCTTGCGTTGGTGTCTGTGCCTTCATGGACAAAAATTCTCCCACAAACGGTGGAGCGAGGTGGCTTGCGCGCGACACGAGGGTTTACATTACCTGTGCCAGGAGGTGCCACTAGACCGGCTGACACATTGTGCgtgtggtggtttttttcttaaaaacaatgtttaggggtacagtggtacctcgggttacatacgcttcgggttacattcgcttcaggttacagactccgctaaccctgaaatagtgcttcaggttaagaactttgcttcaggaatcaggaacagaaatcgtgctctgg
This genomic interval carries:
- the ZBTB7B gene encoding zinc finger and BTB domain-containing protein 7B isoform X2, yielding MGSPEDDLIGIPFPEHSSDLLGSLNEQRRRGVLCDVTLRAQGSEYRTHRAVLAASSRYFRRLFAGPGMGVCELDFVGAEALGALLDFAYTATLTISTGSLAEVLRAARLLEIPCVIKACVEILQGNGLEAPVPDDAARERAHRYLEAFATLPNAEGDLPEPPVYPAPRRSKKIRKFLQAKGSRLNNHLAELSPSPSPTSTGTQERPSPPSQASPAPVLAHPHEDEVLAPSRAFPYPYAPGLSPEDLGSDEEPTEHDIMSYMRALNPEGPSLGLDPPDKLVRKRRSQMPQECPVCHKVIHGAGKLPRHMRTHTGEKPFACEVCGVRFTRNDKLKIHMRKHTGERPYSCPHCTARFLHSYDLKNHLHLHTGARPYECCLCHKAFAKDDHLQRHLKGQNCLEVRTRRRRRGPDPEPNSLPAAGTPLADHDLANGLTDEQCLSLARGYWDPARAQQALSPHIKEEEDEDEEEEGREEGMATDDGPAAEAETA
- the ZBTB7B gene encoding zinc finger and BTB domain-containing protein 7B isoform X1, coding for MRWRVELREPGEAMGSPEDDLIGIPFPEHSSDLLGSLNEQRRRGVLCDVTLRAQGSEYRTHRAVLAASSRYFRRLFAGPGMGVCELDFVGAEALGALLDFAYTATLTISTGSLAEVLRAARLLEIPCVIKACVEILQGNGLEAPVPDDAARERAHRYLEAFATLPNAEGDLPEPPVYPAPRRSKKIRKFLQAKGSRLNNHLAELSPSPSPTSTGTQERPSPPSQASPAPVLAHPHEDEVLAPSRAFPYPYAPGLSPEDLGSDEEPTEHDIMSYMRALNPEGPSLGLDPPDKLVRKRRSQMPQECPVCHKVIHGAGKLPRHMRTHTGEKPFACEVCGVRFTRNDKLKIHMRKHTGERPYSCPHCTARFLHSYDLKNHLHLHTGARPYECCLCHKAFAKDDHLQRHLKGQNCLEVRTRRRRRGPDPEPNSLPAAGTPLADHDLANGLTDEQCLSLARGYWDPARAQQALSPHIKEEEDEDEEEEGREEGMATDDGPAAEAETA